From one Amycolatopsis sp. FDAARGOS 1241 genomic stretch:
- a CDS encoding DUF1996 domain-containing protein: protein MIHVGSQALRRWSPGWIVVTIVLVLIAVPASVFGYNTLTAGAHEEEHTVSPAYFADVSSFPVAPPPPAAQPGGSAGTWRIDCGRDERGQHNSDNVVISPGVAGGAHHLHDYVGNVSTTAFSTDDSLAAAATTCQAGDKSTYYWPVLRLPRGDAHQTVFGRILVPDSVLIEYQGSPVTNVVPMPRFLRANTGNPHGYTQGGVATDHVQWTCSGSRDHVGRQYPRCPAGQQVVRLFDFPSCWNGRTTDSANHKSHLVFPAPNGACQAGTFAVPRLHLEISYAVPAGAEYAIDSFPEELNNPVSDHADFIDVMPDSLMDQVVECVNGGRRCTA from the coding sequence ATGATCCACGTGGGTTCGCAAGCGCTGCGACGCTGGTCGCCCGGCTGGATCGTCGTCACGATCGTCCTCGTGCTCATCGCGGTGCCGGCCAGCGTGTTCGGCTACAACACGCTGACGGCGGGTGCGCACGAGGAGGAGCACACCGTCTCCCCGGCGTACTTCGCCGACGTCTCGTCGTTCCCGGTGGCCCCGCCCCCGCCCGCCGCGCAGCCGGGCGGGTCCGCCGGCACGTGGCGCATCGACTGCGGGCGCGACGAACGGGGGCAGCACAACTCCGACAACGTCGTGATCAGCCCCGGCGTCGCGGGCGGCGCGCACCACTTGCACGACTACGTCGGCAACGTCTCCACCACCGCGTTCTCCACCGACGACAGCCTCGCCGCGGCCGCCACGACGTGCCAGGCCGGCGACAAGTCGACCTACTACTGGCCCGTGCTGCGCCTCCCGCGCGGCGACGCGCACCAGACCGTGTTCGGCCGGATCCTCGTGCCGGACTCGGTCCTCATCGAGTACCAGGGCAGCCCGGTCACCAACGTCGTGCCGATGCCCCGCTTCCTACGCGCCAATACGGGCAACCCGCACGGCTACACCCAGGGCGGCGTGGCCACCGACCACGTGCAGTGGACGTGCTCGGGCTCGCGCGACCACGTGGGGCGCCAGTACCCGCGTTGCCCCGCCGGCCAGCAGGTCGTGCGGCTGTTCGACTTCCCGAGCTGCTGGAACGGGCGGACCACCGACAGCGCCAACCACAAGTCGCACCTGGTCTTCCCGGCGCCGAACGGCGCGTGCCAGGCCGGCACGTTCGCCGTGCCGCGCCTGCACCTGGAGATCTCGTACGCGGTCCCGGCGGGCGCGGAGTACGCGATCGACTCGTTCCCCGAAGAGCTCAACAACCCCGTCTCCGACCACGCCGATTTCATCGACGTGATGCCCGACTCGCTGATGGACCAGGTCGTCGAGTGCGTGAACGGCGGGAGGCGCTGCACCGCCTGA
- a CDS encoding chloride channel protein: MLLITAFALFVGAASAVAAFALLKLIGLITNLVFYQRIATDLVAPGAVHHPWWLVVVAPVVGGLVIGLMARYGSEKIRGHGMPEAIEAILTGESRVAPRVAVLKPVSAAVSIGTGGPFGAEGPIIMTGGAVGSILAQLLKLSADERKTLLVAGSAGGMAATFNAPLASILLAVELLLFEWRPRSLVPVAAAVAVSTVLRGFLLGTGPVFGVPAAPSTGPLADGLALIPGVTGGLLAIGATALVYFAEDMFGRLPVHWMWWPAIGGLIIGVGGLLEPHALGVGYDVIDQLLTGQATAQLIVGILVVKTLIWALSLGSGTSGGVLAPVFMIGAALGAAEGGLLPHIAPGFWATCGLAAVVGGVMRSPLTGIVFTLELTHAWSYLLPLVVASVSAYALSVLLLKRSVLTEKIARRRLHLTREYTTDPLETFFVHEVMTPGPAEPARVTAFPDETLREVANKLALGHVTRARVVERDDPEKVLGVVTLAQLLHARRRDLHEEHHRERVLLTKVVVQD; encoded by the coding sequence ATGCTGCTGATCACCGCGTTCGCGCTGTTCGTGGGGGCGGCGAGCGCCGTCGCCGCATTCGCGTTGCTCAAGCTCATCGGGTTGATCACGAACCTCGTCTTCTACCAGCGCATCGCGACGGACCTGGTGGCGCCGGGCGCGGTGCACCACCCGTGGTGGCTCGTGGTGGTCGCGCCCGTGGTCGGCGGGCTCGTCATCGGGCTGATGGCGCGCTACGGCTCGGAGAAGATCCGCGGCCACGGCATGCCCGAGGCGATCGAGGCCATCCTCACCGGCGAAAGCCGCGTCGCGCCGCGGGTGGCGGTGCTGAAGCCGGTGTCGGCGGCGGTCAGCATCGGCACGGGCGGGCCGTTCGGCGCCGAGGGCCCGATCATCATGACGGGCGGCGCCGTCGGCTCGATCCTGGCTCAGCTGCTGAAGCTCTCCGCCGACGAACGCAAGACGCTGCTCGTCGCCGGATCCGCGGGCGGCATGGCGGCGACGTTCAACGCGCCGCTCGCCTCGATCCTGCTCGCGGTCGAACTGCTGCTGTTCGAATGGCGCCCGCGCAGCCTCGTGCCGGTCGCGGCGGCCGTCGCGGTCAGCACGGTCCTGCGGGGCTTCCTGCTCGGCACCGGACCCGTCTTCGGCGTGCCGGCTGCCCCCAGCACCGGCCCGCTGGCCGACGGCCTCGCCCTCATCCCGGGCGTCACCGGCGGCCTGCTCGCCATCGGCGCGACCGCACTCGTCTACTTCGCCGAGGACATGTTCGGGCGGCTGCCCGTGCACTGGATGTGGTGGCCCGCGATCGGCGGCTTGATCATCGGCGTCGGCGGTCTCCTCGAGCCCCACGCGCTGGGCGTCGGTTACGACGTGATCGACCAGCTGCTCACGGGGCAGGCCACGGCGCAGTTGATCGTCGGCATCCTCGTGGTCAAAACGCTGATCTGGGCGCTGTCTCTAGGCTCCGGTACTTCCGGCGGGGTGCTCGCGCCGGTGTTCATGATCGGCGCCGCGCTGGGTGCCGCCGAAGGTGGCCTGTTGCCGCACATCGCGCCCGGGTTCTGGGCGACGTGCGGGCTCGCCGCGGTGGTCGGGGGCGTCATGCGTTCGCCCCTCACCGGCATCGTCTTCACGCTGGAACTGACGCACGCGTGGAGCTACCTGCTGCCGCTGGTCGTCGCGTCGGTGTCGGCGTACGCGTTGTCGGTGCTGCTGCTCAAGCGGTCGGTGCTCACGGAGAAGATCGCGCGCCGCCGCCTGCACCTCACGCGCGAGTACACCACCGACCCGCTGGAGACGTTCTTCGTCCACGAAGTGATGACTCCCGGGCCGGCCGAGCCCGCACGCGTCACCGCCTTCCCCGACGAAACGCTGCGCGAGGTCGCGAACAAGCTCGCGCTCGGCCACGTCACGCGCGCCAGGGTCGTCGAGCGCGACGACCCGGAGAAGGTTCTCGGCGTCGTCACGCTCGCACAGTTGCTGCACGCGCGGCGGCGCGATCTGCACGAGGAGCACCACCGCGAACGCGTCCTGCTGACCAAGGTGGTGGTGCAGGACTGA
- a CDS encoding anti-sigma factor produces MSTSHSHRFDLEAYVAGEAGTADQRDVEQHLTTCAECREEVESLREMQEFLGALPPEALLDGPPDDADLLLQRTLRQVRAESAGARGRGRILAASAAVVVAAAALGAGVLVGKSGGGEPGTAVAAPPVSAPATVAPGTRFVTAESASGAHLTVGVTPAVGWIRLNASVTGVPAGEKCRLVVVGKDGSREIAGNWLVSDKAAVDGVNLDGSALVDPGNVASVVVENTDGHQFVSASL; encoded by the coding sequence ATGAGCACTTCGCACAGCCACCGGTTCGACCTCGAGGCCTACGTGGCCGGTGAGGCGGGCACAGCCGACCAGCGGGACGTCGAACAGCACCTGACGACCTGCGCGGAGTGCCGGGAGGAGGTGGAGTCATTGCGTGAGATGCAGGAGTTCCTCGGGGCGTTGCCCCCCGAAGCGCTGCTCGACGGGCCGCCGGACGACGCGGACCTGCTGCTGCAGCGCACCCTGCGGCAGGTCCGGGCGGAATCGGCGGGGGCGCGGGGGCGAGGCCGGATTCTCGCCGCGTCGGCGGCCGTCGTGGTCGCCGCGGCGGCGCTGGGTGCGGGCGTGCTCGTCGGGAAGTCGGGCGGTGGTGAGCCCGGCACGGCCGTCGCCGCGCCGCCGGTGTCCGCGCCGGCCACGGTGGCACCCGGGACCCGCTTCGTGACGGCGGAGTCCGCCTCGGGGGCGCACCTCACCGTGGGCGTCACGCCCGCGGTCGGCTGGATCCGGCTGAACGCGTCGGTCACCGGCGTGCCGGCGGGCGAGAAGTGCCGGCTCGTGGTGGTCGGCAAGGACGGCAGCCGCGAGATCGCCGGCAACTGGCTGGTGTCGGACAAGGCCGCGGTCGACGGCGTGAACCTCGACGGTTCGGCCCTGGTCGACCCGGGCAACGTGGCCTCGGTGGTCGTGGAGAACACCGACGGGCACCAGTTCGTGTCGGCCTCGCTGTAG
- a CDS encoding magnesium transporter CorA family protein produces MAHTRVYRNGVLVERDFPVEQVSDYLEDPATTVWLDFCEPTEGDLAAIGEELGLHALAVEDAAEEHQRPKFDRYDTHSFLIAYSAQFDAETGVVTKSELAVFITKQALVTVRKDNRFDMDAVVRRWDAQADLAKSGVPFLLHGLLDHIVDGHFESVQSLDEEIEALEDLVFADRPDQRELQRRSFRLRKSLTALRRVVLPMREVVNTVMRRDQNLVDDVMTPYFHDVYDHVLRASEWTESLRDLVATVRETQLNLQGNRLNTIMKKVTSWAAIIAVPTAVTGFYGQNVPYPGFQATSGFWVSTVAIMLLSVGLYATFKRRDWL; encoded by the coding sequence GTGGCGCATACGCGGGTCTACCGCAACGGCGTGCTGGTCGAGCGCGACTTCCCGGTCGAGCAGGTGTCCGACTACCTCGAGGACCCGGCCACCACCGTCTGGCTCGACTTCTGCGAGCCCACCGAGGGCGACCTCGCCGCGATCGGTGAAGAACTCGGGCTGCACGCGCTGGCCGTCGAAGACGCCGCCGAGGAGCACCAGCGGCCCAAGTTCGACCGCTACGACACGCACTCGTTCCTCATCGCGTACTCGGCGCAGTTCGACGCGGAAACGGGCGTCGTCACGAAGTCCGAGCTCGCCGTGTTCATCACGAAGCAGGCGCTGGTGACCGTGCGCAAGGACAACCGGTTCGACATGGACGCGGTGGTCCGGCGCTGGGACGCCCAGGCCGACCTCGCGAAGTCCGGGGTGCCGTTCCTGCTCCACGGCTTGCTCGACCACATCGTCGACGGGCACTTCGAAAGCGTGCAGTCGCTCGACGAGGAGATCGAGGCGCTGGAGGACCTGGTGTTCGCCGACCGGCCCGACCAGCGTGAGCTGCAACGGCGTTCCTTCCGGCTGCGCAAGAGCCTCACGGCGCTGCGTCGCGTGGTGCTGCCGATGCGCGAGGTCGTGAACACGGTGATGCGCCGAGACCAGAACCTGGTCGACGACGTGATGACACCGTATTTTCACGACGTCTACGACCATGTGCTGCGCGCTTCGGAGTGGACGGAGTCGTTGCGGGACCTGGTGGCGACCGTGCGTGAAACACAGCTCAACCTGCAGGGCAACCGGCTCAACACGATCATGAAGAAGGTGACCAGCTGGGCCGCGATCATCGCCGTGCCCACGGCGGTCACCGGGTTCTACGGGCAGAACGTGCCTTACCCGGGATTCCAGGCGACGTCGGGGTTCTGGGTGTCCACAGTGGCCATCATGCTGCTGTCGGTCGGCCTTTACGCCACGTTCAAACGCCGTGATTGGCTGTGA
- a CDS encoding sigma-70 family RNA polymerase sigma factor, translated as MAGLRTRHRQQVADEALVRSLFEEHGKAMLAYATRLLGDRAAAEDVVQEALVRAWRHPDSLVNGKGSVRGWLLTVVRNLVTDKVRARAARPTEVAESPTTVPVARDHSDQVVNSMVVLAALDDLSAEHREVLEHVYLHGRTVGETAERLGIPPGTVKSRSYYGLRALREQFRAQRLGVGAV; from the coding sequence ATGGCCGGGTTGAGGACCCGTCATCGCCAGCAGGTCGCCGACGAGGCGCTCGTGCGCTCGCTGTTCGAGGAGCACGGCAAGGCGATGCTGGCGTACGCCACGAGGCTGCTCGGTGATCGGGCGGCGGCGGAGGACGTCGTGCAGGAGGCGCTGGTGCGAGCGTGGCGGCACCCCGACAGCCTGGTCAACGGCAAGGGCTCGGTGCGCGGCTGGTTGCTGACCGTCGTGCGCAACCTCGTCACGGACAAGGTCCGGGCGCGGGCCGCGCGCCCGACGGAAGTGGCCGAGTCGCCGACCACGGTGCCGGTGGCGCGCGACCACTCGGACCAGGTAGTGAACTCGATGGTCGTGCTGGCCGCGCTCGACGACCTGTCCGCGGAGCACCGCGAGGTGCTGGAACACGTGTACCTGCACGGCAGAACGGTCGGGGAGACGGCGGAAAGACTGGGGATTCCCCCGGGCACGGTGAAGTCGCGCTCGTACTACGGGCTGCGGGCTTTGCGTGAGCAGTTCCGGGCGCAGCGACTCGGAGTGGGGGCAGTTTGA
- a CDS encoding MarR family winged helix-turn-helix transcriptional regulator, whose translation MQHSQLDGIDGLHETGRSDETAELEALERLTRVLVAVAWDSAHAAPRGVTFPQVRLLLVLESLGRVPSARVAEAMGVNASSVTRLADKLEAHGYVERGEDEHNRTVVTIEVTKAGREVVKGVLTRRHQALGDLLSQLAPEDRAQASAAVRNLLAAAEHAPTVSAAGPGRL comes from the coding sequence ATGCAACACTCCCAGCTCGACGGAATCGACGGACTCCACGAAACCGGCAGAAGCGACGAGACCGCCGAACTCGAGGCGCTGGAGCGGTTGACGCGGGTGCTCGTCGCGGTGGCGTGGGACAGTGCGCACGCCGCGCCGAGGGGTGTGACGTTTCCGCAGGTGCGGTTGCTGTTGGTGCTGGAGAGCCTGGGGCGGGTGCCCAGCGCGCGGGTCGCGGAGGCGATGGGGGTGAACGCGTCGTCCGTGACGAGGCTGGCCGACAAGCTCGAGGCGCATGGTTACGTCGAGCGGGGCGAGGACGAGCACAACCGCACAGTGGTCACCATCGAGGTCACCAAGGCCGGCCGCGAGGTCGTGAAGGGTGTCCTCACGCGGCGGCACCAGGCGCTCGGGGACCTCCTTTCGCAACTGGCGCCCGAGGACCGCGCGCAGGCCAGCGCGGCCGTACGGAACTTGCTCGCGGCGGCCGAGCACGCGCCCACCGTCTCGGCGGCCGGGCCGGGCCGGCTGTGA
- a CDS encoding GNAT family N-acetyltransferase, with protein MSCWREANVARGKAPGSARVGRVREKLADPAAVVLVAVSGGVVVGMVVAEEGRAGDGGGPVEPGLCHVSMVFVRPEWWGRGVGTAVLGALRERAAGLGYGRLQLWTGAANQRALGLYRRVGFRASGRSREIPGVGAVVHLEFPLSDTTHASLDHQTLPIASFAPCNTPSSTESTDSTKPAEATRPPNSRRWSG; from the coding sequence ATGTCGTGCTGGCGGGAGGCCAACGTGGCGCGCGGGAAGGCGCCGGGATCGGCGCGGGTCGGGCGGGTGCGGGAGAAGCTAGCGGATCCGGCGGCGGTGGTCCTCGTCGCGGTGAGTGGTGGGGTGGTTGTCGGGATGGTGGTGGCCGAGGAGGGCCGGGCGGGCGACGGGGGTGGGCCGGTCGAGCCGGGGCTGTGTCACGTGTCGATGGTGTTCGTGCGGCCGGAGTGGTGGGGGCGAGGCGTCGGGACGGCGGTGCTCGGGGCGTTGCGGGAGCGCGCGGCGGGGCTCGGGTATGGGCGGCTGCAACTGTGGACCGGTGCCGCGAACCAGCGGGCGCTGGGGCTCTACCGCCGGGTGGGGTTTCGGGCGAGTGGGCGGAGCAGGGAGATTCCCGGGGTCGGGGCGGTCGTGCACCTGGAGTTCCCGTTGAGTGACACGACCCACGCTTCTCTTGACCACCAGACCTTGCCCATAGCAAGTTTTGCACCATGCAACACTCCCAGCTCGACGGAATCGACGGACTCCACGAAACCGGCAGAAGCGACGAGACCGCCGAACTCGAGGCGCTGGAGCGGTTGA
- a CDS encoding class I adenylate-forming enzyme family protein — MSFFLDRVLAALESGGDTVLFHHDGRATTYSNAAETLERIHTGLGGFSGTIAIDAPNRPEVVLTQVAAQARNLDVLLVAASASRPARDSALARTGAKLITDTELDELIRQPPSTLDELPERVTAIFPTGGTTGEPKLIRHSGIYDGMARIFRPDGTQTVLVAAPLTHMTGNAAVLGALLCGNTVVLRRQFDAEGLLDDIQTHRVTALSLTPPRLAAVLDSARLETTDVSSVQSLSLGAAPLPPRRLARALEVFGPVVGQGYGLTEAPMIASISAQELEGRPERLGSVGRIVPGMEAKIEDHEVLVRGLSMMDGYLGEGPIRDAWLRTGDLGHFDEEGYLYLHDRKDDVIITGERGTKVASTTVENALLTHPGVTAAAVFAVPGAGGEGELVRAVVTTAGATTAEELKDHVRGELGGEHFVPSSVDFTGHLPLTPVGKVDKRALGEPFWRHAENRIA; from the coding sequence GTGAGCTTCTTCCTGGACCGAGTCCTGGCGGCGCTGGAGAGCGGCGGGGACACCGTCCTCTTCCACCACGATGGCCGCGCCACCACCTACAGCAACGCGGCCGAGACGCTCGAGCGCATCCACACCGGGCTCGGCGGGTTCTCCGGGACTATCGCGATCGACGCGCCCAACCGGCCCGAAGTGGTGCTCACCCAGGTGGCCGCGCAGGCGAGGAACCTCGACGTGCTGCTGGTCGCGGCGTCGGCGAGCAGACCGGCGAGGGATTCGGCGCTCGCGAGGACCGGGGCGAAGCTCATCACGGACACCGAACTCGACGAGTTGATCCGGCAGCCACCGTCCACACTCGACGAGCTACCCGAGCGAGTCACCGCGATTTTCCCCACCGGCGGGACCACCGGGGAGCCCAAGCTGATCCGCCACAGCGGCATCTACGACGGCATGGCCCGCATCTTCCGCCCCGACGGCACGCAGACCGTCCTCGTCGCGGCGCCGCTCACGCACATGACGGGGAACGCGGCGGTGCTCGGCGCGTTGCTGTGCGGCAACACCGTGGTGCTGCGCAGGCAGTTCGACGCGGAGGGGCTCCTCGACGACATCCAGACCCACCGGGTCACGGCGCTCTCGCTGACGCCGCCGCGGCTCGCAGCCGTGCTGGACAGCGCTCGGCTCGAAACCACCGACGTCTCCAGCGTCCAGAGCCTCTCCCTCGGAGCCGCGCCGCTGCCGCCGCGGCGGTTGGCGCGGGCGCTGGAGGTGTTCGGCCCCGTCGTCGGGCAGGGGTACGGGCTCACCGAAGCGCCGATGATCGCGAGCATTTCCGCGCAGGAGCTCGAAGGCCGGCCGGAGCGCCTCGGGTCCGTGGGCCGGATCGTCCCGGGCATGGAGGCCAAGATCGAGGACCACGAGGTCCTCGTGCGCGGCCTGTCCATGATGGACGGTTATCTCGGGGAAGGACCCATCCGGGACGCCTGGCTGCGCACCGGCGACCTCGGCCACTTCGACGAAGAAGGCTACCTCTACCTGCACGACCGCAAGGACGACGTGATCATCACCGGCGAACGCGGCACCAAGGTCGCCTCCACCACGGTCGAGAACGCACTGCTCACCCATCCCGGCGTGACCGCGGCCGCCGTTTTCGCCGTGCCCGGGGCGGGCGGCGAGGGTGAGCTGGTGCGCGCGGTGGTCACCACGGCCGGAGCCACCACCGCGGAAGAGCTCAAGGATCATGTCCGCGGGGAACTGGGCGGCGAGCACTTCGTTCCGTCCTCAGTGGACTTCACCGGCCACCTCCCCCTCACTCCGGTTGGCAAAGTGGACAAACGCGCCCTCGGCGAACCCTTCTGGCGCCACGCCGAGAACCGCATCGCATGA
- a CDS encoding amidohydrolase, producing MTTRVFRGGRVFTADAAGTIASAVAVSGGRIAAVGGDRTVEPFLRVADEVVDLDGGLLLPGFGDAHVHPVTGGLERIRCDLSGATTAGAYARIIGDYARAHADRQWILGGGWAMEAFPGGRPHRAALDAAAGDRPVLLPNRDHHSSWVSTAALARAGIDRHTPDPADGRIERDGNGEPTGLLHEGAADLVARVAPADTQEDFDAALAEAQRYLHSCGITNWQDAWVAVPGGGPSAHEAYVRADRAGTLTARVTGALWWDRSCPLDGVADQVARLAGIRAATDGRNYRTPAVKVMQDGVVETFTAAVLEPYLDRHGHPTGERGLGFLDPALLREVTLALDAAGFQIHYHAIGDRGVRDVLDALQAAADTNGTSGRRHQIAHLQLVHPEDVPRFHHLGITANLQALWAAHEPQMDELTVPFLGLSRANRQYPFGDLLRTGAALAMGSDWPVSTADPMAAIHVAVTRVLPGARTPALGPDQALPLATALRAYTAGSAAVNHLADVAGSIGPGRAADLVVLDRDPFAGPPHEIGDARVVRTYVNGTEVYSVTRSGEVGAKCD from the coding sequence GTGACCACCAGGGTGTTCCGCGGCGGCCGCGTCTTCACGGCCGACGCCGCGGGCACGATCGCCTCCGCCGTCGCGGTGTCCGGCGGCCGGATCGCCGCCGTGGGCGGCGACCGCACGGTGGAGCCGTTCCTGCGCGTCGCCGACGAAGTGGTCGACCTCGACGGCGGCCTGTTGCTGCCCGGTTTCGGCGACGCCCACGTGCATCCCGTGACGGGCGGCCTGGAACGGATCCGCTGCGACCTCTCCGGCGCCACGACGGCCGGCGCGTACGCGCGCATCATCGGTGACTACGCCCGCGCGCACGCCGATCGCCAGTGGATCCTCGGCGGCGGCTGGGCGATGGAGGCTTTCCCCGGCGGCCGCCCGCACCGCGCAGCGCTCGACGCCGCGGCCGGCGACCGGCCGGTGCTCCTGCCCAACCGCGATCACCACTCCAGCTGGGTCAGCACCGCCGCGCTCGCGCGAGCCGGGATCGACCGCCACACCCCGGATCCCGCCGACGGCCGCATCGAACGCGACGGGAACGGCGAACCCACCGGCCTCCTGCACGAAGGCGCGGCGGATCTCGTCGCGCGCGTCGCTCCGGCCGACACGCAAGAAGACTTCGACGCGGCCCTCGCGGAAGCCCAGCGTTACCTGCACTCGTGCGGCATCACGAACTGGCAGGACGCGTGGGTCGCCGTGCCCGGCGGCGGTCCGAGCGCGCACGAGGCGTACGTGCGAGCAGACCGGGCCGGCACGCTCACCGCGCGCGTGACCGGCGCGTTGTGGTGGGACCGGTCGTGCCCGCTCGACGGCGTGGCGGACCAGGTCGCGCGCCTCGCCGGGATCCGCGCGGCCACCGACGGCCGGAACTACCGCACACCAGCGGTGAAAGTCATGCAGGACGGCGTGGTCGAGACCTTCACAGCGGCGGTGCTCGAGCCGTACCTCGACCGCCACGGGCACCCCACGGGCGAACGCGGCCTCGGCTTCCTCGACCCCGCGCTGTTGCGCGAAGTCACCCTCGCGCTCGACGCCGCCGGGTTCCAGATCCACTACCACGCGATCGGCGACCGCGGGGTGCGTGACGTCCTCGACGCGCTCCAGGCCGCGGCGGACACGAACGGCACGTCGGGCCGGCGCCACCAGATCGCGCACCTTCAGCTGGTGCACCCCGAGGACGTCCCGCGCTTCCACCACCTCGGCATCACCGCGAACCTGCAGGCGCTGTGGGCCGCACACGAACCGCAGATGGACGAGCTGACTGTGCCGTTCCTCGGCTTGTCGCGCGCGAACCGGCAGTACCCGTTCGGCGACCTGCTGCGCACGGGCGCCGCGCTCGCGATGGGCAGCGACTGGCCGGTGAGCACCGCCGATCCGATGGCGGCGATCCACGTCGCCGTCACCCGCGTCCTGCCCGGCGCGCGCACCCCCGCGCTCGGCCCGGACCAGGCGCTGCCGCTCGCCACGGCGTTGCGCGCGTACACCGCGGGCAGCGCGGCCGTGAACCACCTGGCCGACGTCGCCGGCTCGATCGGCCCCGGCCGGGCGGCCGATCTCGTGGTGCTCGACCGCGACCCGTTCGCGGGCCCGCCGCACGAAATCGGCGACGCGCGCGTGGTGCGGACATACGTGAACGGGACCGAGGTTTACAGCGTCACCCGTTCGGGTGAGGTTGGCGCCAAATGCGACTGA
- a CDS encoding cupin domain-containing protein has protein sequence MSDNVFDVLAAMANLPGTADTMLVDEYFVDKPTASARIFRIYRDLPLHFHRECDEHLYVLSGRGTFHLDGEEFEARPGLLLHFEKTKVHGFPHISEHPLVVLSVDVPRRRPDDVVFVDPSQGDAAAFMARNAPENQA, from the coding sequence GTGAGCGACAACGTCTTCGATGTCCTCGCCGCGATGGCGAACCTGCCCGGCACCGCCGACACCATGCTGGTCGACGAGTACTTCGTGGACAAACCCACCGCGAGCGCACGGATCTTCCGCATCTACCGCGATCTGCCGCTGCACTTCCACCGCGAGTGCGACGAGCACCTCTACGTCCTCAGCGGCCGCGGGACCTTCCACCTCGACGGCGAGGAGTTCGAGGCCCGCCCGGGCCTGCTGCTGCACTTCGAGAAGACCAAGGTGCACGGCTTCCCGCACATCTCCGAGCACCCGCTCGTGGTCCTGTCGGTGGACGTGCCGCGGCGCCGCCCCGACGACGTGGTCTTCGTGGACCCGTCACAGGGCGACGCCGCCGCGTTCATGGCGCGGAATGCGCCGGAGAACCAAGCCTGA
- a CDS encoding glycoside hydrolase family 3 protein, translating into MNRVSRTVLVLGAIATATATATAAVPGTAGAKQLTPRQLAGQRVIYSYPGLTPPDALLQRIRAGEAGGVIFFGENISSSSQIAGVVKQLRAAAKQSPVREPLLLMTDQEGGKVRRLPGEPALSEKQVGQAADPEAAAKAAGTGAGNNLAGVGMNVNLAPVLDVYRQAGNFIDEYGRSYSNDPAKAATLGRDAIAAQQATGVTATAKHFPGLGAAPAGSNTDVAPVTLNLSRDELRATDEAPYAKTAAKLAMLSWATYPALDPKNPAGLSPTIVQQELRGRDGYCGVTITDALEAGALQEFGDTGHRAVLAAKAGVDLILASGRDVSQGDAAADALTAALGTGQLPDFTASVQRISALRKGLS; encoded by the coding sequence ATGAACCGTGTGAGTCGGACCGTCCTGGTGCTGGGCGCGATCGCCACAGCCACTGCCACCGCCACCGCGGCGGTGCCCGGCACGGCCGGCGCGAAGCAGCTCACGCCCAGGCAGCTGGCGGGTCAGCGGGTGATCTACTCGTACCCCGGGCTGACGCCACCGGACGCGTTGCTGCAGCGCATCCGCGCGGGCGAGGCCGGAGGTGTGATCTTCTTCGGGGAGAACATCTCGTCGAGCAGTCAGATCGCGGGCGTCGTGAAACAGCTGCGAGCCGCGGCGAAGCAGAGTCCCGTGCGCGAGCCCCTCCTGCTGATGACCGACCAGGAAGGCGGCAAGGTCCGGCGGCTGCCGGGTGAGCCCGCGCTGTCGGAAAAGCAGGTCGGGCAGGCGGCGGACCCGGAGGCCGCGGCGAAGGCGGCCGGCACGGGCGCCGGGAACAACCTCGCGGGCGTCGGCATGAACGTCAACCTCGCGCCGGTGCTGGACGTCTACCGCCAGGCCGGCAATTTCATCGACGAGTACGGCCGCTCGTACTCCAATGACCCCGCGAAAGCGGCGACGCTGGGCCGCGACGCCATCGCCGCGCAACAGGCCACGGGCGTCACGGCGACGGCGAAGCACTTTCCCGGCCTCGGGGCGGCGCCGGCGGGGAGCAACACGGACGTCGCGCCCGTCACGCTGAACCTCTCCCGCGACGAACTCCGCGCCACGGACGAAGCGCCGTATGCGAAGACGGCCGCCAAGCTCGCGATGCTCTCCTGGGCCACGTACCCGGCGCTCGATCCGAAGAACCCGGCCGGCCTCTCGCCGACGATCGTGCAGCAGGAGCTGCGCGGGCGCGACGGCTACTGCGGCGTCACGATCACCGACGCGCTCGAGGCCGGCGCCCTGCAGGAGTTCGGCGACACCGGCCACCGCGCGGTGCTCGCGGCGAAAGCGGGTGTCGACCTGATCCTCGCGTCGGGCCGGGATGTCAGCCAGGGCGACGCGGCCGCCGACGCCCTCACTGCCGCGCTCGGCACCGGGCAGCTGCCGGACTTCACGGCGTCGGTCCAGCGGATTTCGGCTCTGCGGAAGGG